The Suncus etruscus isolate mSunEtr1 chromosome 14, mSunEtr1.pri.cur, whole genome shotgun sequence genome contains a region encoding:
- the ZNF821 gene encoding zinc finger protein 821 — translation MSRRKQTNPNKVHWDQVFAGLEEQARQAMMRTDFPGDLGTQRPAIQQLRDQDSSSSDSEGEEEETTQDEVSSHTSEEDGGVIKVEKELEHAEQPVGTEVVENEATENLSSDPLLGLCQCPLCQLDCGSREQLIAHVYQHTAAVVSAKSYMCPVCGRALSSPGSLGRHLLIHSEDQRSNCAVCGARFTSHATFNSEKLPEVLNVDSLPPAHSEGPSSTEGKDNAFSPPVYPAGILLVCNNCAAYRKLLEAQTPSVRKWALRRQNEPLEVRLQRLERERTAKKSRRDNETPEEREVRRMRDREAKRLQRMQETDEQRARRLQRDREAMRLKRANETPEKRQARLIREREAKRLKRRLEKMDMMLRAQFGQDPSAMAALAAEMNFFQLPVSGVELDGQLLGKMAFDEQNSSSLH, via the exons GGGATCAAGTATTTGCTGGGCTAGAAGAGCAAGCCCGCCAGGCGATGATGAGAACAGATTTTCCTGGAGACCTTGGCACTCAGCGACCAGCTATCCAGCAACTAAGAGATCAGGACTCCAGTAGCA GTGACAGTGAGGGTGAGGAAGAGGAGACCACACAAGATGAAGTCTCTTCTCACACATCCGAGGAAGATGGAGGGGTGATCAAAGTGGAGAAAGAATTAGAACATGCAGAGCAACCTGTTGGAACCGAAGTGGTAGAAAATGAG GCCACAGAGAATCTGAGTTCAGACCCCTTGCTTGGACTCTGTCAGTGTCCTCTGTGCCAGCTGGACTGTGGGAGTCGGGAGCAGCTGATTGCTCATGTGTACCAG CACACAGCTGCCGTGGTGAGCGCCAAGAGCTACATGTGTCCCGTGTGTGGCCGGGCCCTGAGCTCCCCAGGGTCACTGGGTCGCCACCTTCTCATCCACTCCGAGGACCAGCGGTCTAACTGTGCTGTGTGTGGAGCCCGTTTCACCAGCCATGCCACGTTCAACAG TGAGAAGCTTCCAGAAGTACTTAACGTGGACTCCCTGCCCCCTGCTCACAGTGAGGGCCCCTCAAGTACAGAGGGGAAGGACAATGCCTTCAGCCCTCCTGTGTATCCTGCTGGAATCCTGCTGGTGTGTAACAATTGCGCGGCCTACCGGAAGCTCCTGGAAGCCCAGACCCCAAGCGTACGAAAGTGGGCGCTCCGGCGACAGAACGAGCCTCTAGAGGTTCGGCTGCAGCGATTAGAACGAGAGCGCACGGCCAAAAAGAGCCGGCGGGACAATGAGACCCCTGAGGAGAGGGAGGTGAGGCGCATGAGGGACCGCGAAGCTAAGCGTCTGCAGCGCATGCAGGAGACGGATGAGCAGCGGGCACGGCGACTGCAGAGGGACCGGGAGGCCATGAGACTGAAGCGGGCTAATGAGACCCCGGAGAAGCGGCAGGCCCGGCTTATCCGGGAACGGGAGGCCAAGCGGCTCAAGAGGAGGCTGGAGAAAATGGACATGATGTTGAGAGCTCAGTTTGGCCAGGACCCTTCTGCCATGGCCGCCTTAGCAGCGGAAATGAACTTCTTCCAGCTCCCTGTGAGTGGCGTGGAGCTGGATGGCCAGCTTCTGGGCAAGATGGCCTTCGACGAGCAGAACAGCAGTTCTCTACACTGA
- the ATXN1L gene encoding ataxin-1-like, producing MKPVHERSQECLPPKKRDLPVSTSEDMGRTTSCSTNHTPSSDAAEWARGVVVAGQSQAGARVSLGGDGAEAIAGLTVDQYGMLYKVAMPPATFSPTAIPSVVNMSPLPPTFNVASSLIQHPGVHYPTVHYAQLPSTSLQFIGSPYSLPYAVPPGFLPSPLLSPSASLTTSHLPHFVPYASLLAEGATPPPQPSSPVHSFSKAPTVTSPPGQLPPHASTQPLDLAPGRMPIYYQMSRLPAGYTMHETTPAGASPALTPQEGQTALGVATANGQRARERDGMQRESDSRESPGSKGTGQMLGPVVECVVDGQLFSGSQTARVEVAVPAHRGTPDTDLEVQRVVGTLASQDYHSVAVPPKDEPSPLNLSHHTPDHQGEGRGPARNPTEAAEKNQARGFYPQSHQEPVRHRPLPKAVVVANGNLVPTGTDPGLLPVGSEILAASGLDVQTRVTFPDKEPTPPPVPSPHLPSHFMKGAIIQLATGELKRVEDLQTQDFVRSAEVSGGLKIDSSTVVDIQESQWPGFVLLHFVVGEQQSRVSIEVPPEHPFFVYGQGWSSCSPGRTAQLFSLPCHRLQVGDVCISISLQSLNSHMVAQGSCAPPGQLGPLRERPERTVLGPREQCDSEGKSEPSGEVSPPEPGAQACWPAPSFQRYSGQGPEAQAALLRPSFIPQEVKLSIEGRSNAGK from the coding sequence ATGAAACCTGTCCATGAAAGGAGCCAGGAATGCCTTCCACCAAAGAAACGAGATCTCCCAGTCAGCACCAGCGAGGACATGGGGAGAACAACCAGCTGCTCCACCAACCACACACCCTCCAGTGATGCTGCTGAATGGGCCCGAGGGGTTGTGGTGGCCGGACAGAGCCAGGCAGGAGCTCGAGTCAGCCTGGGAGGTGACGGAGCCGAGGCCATTGCTGGTCTGACGGTGGACCAGTATGGCATGCTCTACAAGGTGGCCATGCCACCTGCCACCTTTTCCCCAACTGCCATCCCATCAGTGGTGAACATGAGTCCCTTGCCCCCCACATTTAATGTAGCATCCTCGCTGATTCAGCACCCTGGCGTCCATTACCCCACAGTCCACTATGCCCAGCTCCCCTCCACCTCTCTGCAGTTTATCGGGTCTCCTTACAGCCTGCCCTATGCTGTCCCCCCCGGCTTTCTCCCTAgccccctcctttctccttctgcCAGCCTCACCACCTCTCACCTTCCACACTTCGTGCCATATGCCTCACTCTTGGCAGAAGGAGCAACTCCTCCCCCTCAGCCGTCCTCCCCAGTCCACTCATTCAGCAAAGCCCCCACGGTCACCTCCCCGCCGGGCCAGCTGCCCCCTCACGCAAGCACGCAGCCTTTGGACCTCGCTCCCGGCCGGATGCCCATTTATTATCAGATGTCCAGGCTGCCTGCTGGGTACACCATGCATGAAACCACCCCGGCAGGTGCCAGCCCAGCTTTGACCCCTCAGGAGGGCCAGACTGCTCTGGGAGTAGCCACAGCCAATGGACAGAGAGCGCGCGAGCGGGATGGAAtgcagagggagagtgatagccGGGAGTCACCAGGCAGCAAGGGCACAGGCCAGATGCTGGGGCCAGTAGTTGAGTGTGTAGTGGACGGACAGTTGTTTTCAGGGTCACAGACTGCACGGGTGGAGGTGGCAGTACCAGCTCACCGAGGAACCCCTGACACTGATCTTGAGGTCCAGCGGGTTGTTGGCACCTTAGCTTCTCAGGACTATCACTCGGTGGCAGTCCCACCGAAGGATGAGCCGAGCCCCCTCAACCTATCCCATCACACCCCCGACCACCAGGGGGAGGGCCGAGGGCCAGCCAGGAACCCAACTGAGGCGGCAGAGAAGAACCAGGCCCGAGGGTTCTACCCGCAGTCTCATCAGGAACCAGTGAGACACAGACCTTTACCCAAAGCAGTGGTTGTAGCGAATGGCAACCTGGTGCCCACCGGAACTGATCCAGGCCTGCTTCCTGTGGGCTCGGAGATCCTGGCAGCGTCAGGTTTGGATGTGCAGACCAGAGTCACCTTCCCAGACAAGGAGCCAACGCCGCCCCCTGTCCCCTCCCCGCACTTGCCCTCCCATTTCATGAAAGGCGCCATCATCCAGCTGGCCACGGGGGAGCTGAAGCGCGTGGAGGACCTGCAGACCCAGGATTTTGTGCGCAGTGCCGAAGTGAGTGGGGGCCTGAAGATTGATTCAAGCACGGTTGTGGACATTCAGGAGAGCCAGTGGCCTGGCTTTGTTCTGCTGCATTTTGTAGTGGGTGAGCAACAGAGTAGAGTGAGCATTGAGGTGCCTCCCGAGCACCCCTTCTTCGTGTATGGCCAGGGCTGGTCCTCTTGTAGCCCCGGGCGGACTGCACAGCTCTTCTCTCTGCCCTGCCATCGGCTCCAGGTGGGAGATGTCTGTATCTCTATCAGTTTACAGAGTTTGAACAGTCACATGGTTGCTCAGGGCAGCTGTGCCCCCCCAGGCCAGCTGGGTCCCCTCCGGGAAAGGCCTGAAAGGACAGTGTTGGGACCCAGAGAGCAATGTGACAGCGAGGGGAAGAGTGAGCCCTCAGGAGAGGTCTCCCCGCCGGAGCCCGGTGCTCAGGCCTGCTGGCCAGCTCCCAGCTTCCAAAGATACAGCGGGCAGGGCCCGGAGGCGCAGGCTGCGCTACTGAGACCCTCTTTCATCCCACAGGAGGTCAAACTGTCCATTGAAGGGCGATCCAATGCCGGAAAATGA